A genomic window from Anthocerotibacter panamensis C109 includes:
- a CDS encoding AMP-dependent synthetase/ligase has protein sequence MPQRPMVLGQPSLPYAMTTQERNNLRSLADYTTLQSLPELWPLAAQRFAQVVAVQDPYAQVTLTYPQLHQQIQQFACGLQALGVQSGERVALFADNSARWLIADQGMMMAGAVNVVRSAQAEYSELLFILANSGSTALAVEDHATLYRLRDGLLALKFVVLLSDETPPDIGLNVLNFTQLMNLGCEQPLHPVAQDQETLATLIYTSGTTGQPKGVRLTHGNLLHQVTSFGTVLQPKPGSRVLSILPTWHSYERSVEYFLFSQGCTQVYTNLRAIKKDLRHYRPQFMVAVPRLWESIYAGVQKQFREQPPRKQRLIYTLLALSERFIRARRLVQGLDLKNLQPTVLQKVQAVLQTLALGPIHALADRLVYRSVREATGGAICHVVSGGGSLAEHLELFFEIVSIEILVGYGLTETAPVLTVRRPWRNLRGTAGQPLPGTELQIVDLQTRQRLPYGSQGLVLARGPQVMRGYYQNPGATATILDAEGWLDTGDLGWLTPEQDLVLTGRAKDTIVLTNGENIEPQPLEDACLRSPFIDQIMVVGQDQRALGALIVPNLEALQTWAKTQDLTSPSVRDLLRRELNREVQNRPGYRPDDRIGPLRLLPEPFTQENGLLTQTLKVRRSVVAERYRDLIAQMFTES, from the coding sequence ATGCCCCAAAGACCGATGGTTCTAGGCCAACCCTCTCTTCCCTACGCGATGACCACCCAGGAGCGCAACAACCTCCGCAGTCTAGCCGACTATACTACCCTCCAGTCCCTACCAGAACTCTGGCCCCTAGCTGCCCAACGTTTCGCGCAGGTCGTCGCCGTCCAAGACCCCTACGCCCAAGTCACCTTGACCTATCCTCAGCTTCACCAGCAGATCCAGCAATTTGCCTGCGGGCTCCAGGCTTTGGGCGTCCAGTCTGGGGAGCGGGTGGCACTCTTTGCCGATAACAGTGCCCGGTGGTTGATAGCGGACCAGGGCATGATGATGGCGGGGGCAGTGAATGTAGTACGCAGTGCTCAGGCCGAGTACAGCGAGCTGTTATTTATCCTCGCCAACAGTGGCAGTACGGCGCTCGCTGTCGAAGATCATGCCACCCTGTATAGGTTGCGCGATGGGCTTCTCGCGCTCAAGTTTGTTGTGCTGCTCTCGGATGAGACGCCCCCGGATATAGGGCTCAATGTCCTCAACTTCACCCAACTGATGAATCTAGGCTGTGAGCAACCCCTACACCCCGTCGCTCAGGACCAAGAAACCCTCGCCACGCTCATCTATACCTCCGGGACTACCGGACAGCCCAAGGGCGTAAGGCTCACCCACGGCAACCTCCTCCATCAGGTGACCTCTTTTGGTACAGTACTCCAACCCAAACCGGGCTCCCGCGTCCTCAGCATCCTACCCACTTGGCACAGCTACGAGCGCAGTGTCGAATACTTCTTATTCTCTCAAGGCTGTACCCAGGTCTACACCAACCTGCGCGCAATAAAAAAAGACCTCAGGCACTACCGGCCCCAATTCATGGTCGCGGTGCCTCGTCTGTGGGAGTCGATCTACGCTGGGGTCCAAAAACAGTTTCGAGAGCAGCCCCCGCGTAAGCAGCGCCTTATCTATACGCTATTGGCCCTGAGCGAGCGCTTTATCCGAGCCCGCCGCCTCGTTCAAGGTCTGGACTTGAAGAACCTCCAGCCCACTGTGCTCCAAAAGGTGCAGGCGGTACTCCAGACCCTAGCCCTCGGCCCCATCCATGCCCTAGCCGACCGTCTCGTTTACCGGAGTGTCCGGGAGGCTACAGGAGGTGCGATTTGCCATGTCGTCAGTGGGGGCGGTTCTCTGGCTGAACACCTAGAGCTATTTTTTGAAATCGTCAGCATCGAGATCCTGGTCGGGTATGGCTTGACCGAGACGGCTCCTGTCTTGACTGTCCGCCGTCCCTGGCGCAACCTGCGCGGCACTGCTGGACAGCCGCTACCGGGGACAGAACTCCAAATTGTAGACCTCCAGACTCGCCAACGGCTCCCTTACGGCAGTCAGGGCTTAGTTCTGGCACGGGGGCCTCAGGTCATGCGCGGCTACTACCAAAATCCCGGAGCCACCGCCACAATACTCGATGCAGAGGGCTGGTTGGACACGGGGGATTTGGGTTGGCTCACACCCGAGCAGGATTTAGTCTTGACGGGGCGGGCCAAAGACACGATTGTTTTGACGAATGGAGAGAATATCGAGCCTCAACCCCTCGAAGATGCCTGTCTGCGCAGTCCTTTTATTGACCAGATCATGGTCGTCGGTCAGGACCAGCGTGCTCTTGGCGCTTTGATTGTCCCCAACCTCGAAGCACTCCAGACTTGGGCTAAAACCCAGGACCTCACCAGCCCCAGCGTCCGCGACCTGCTGCGCCGCGAGCTAAATCGGGAGGTCCAGAACCGCCCCGGCTACCGCCCTGATGACCGCATCGGCCCCTTGCGTCTGTTGCCTGAGCCCTTCACGCAGGAAAATGGTCTGCTCACACAGACCCTAAAGGTTCGCCGGAGCGTGGTAGCTGAACGCTATCGGGACTTGATCGCGCAGATGTTTACGGAGTCATGA
- a CDS encoding cupredoxin domain-containing protein: MTALQLLVNGLGFALIAGIVWYFWLWKGEAVRAAASEQGFQVVDITVQGGYRPAEILVKAGQPVRLNFTRKESSACSEEIVLPTFGMRARLPQNETVTFEVTPQEPGEYAFACGMNMLHGKLIAR, encoded by the coding sequence ATGACGGCTCTTCAACTTCTAGTCAATGGCTTAGGCTTTGCGCTCATCGCCGGGATTGTCTGGTACTTCTGGTTATGGAAGGGTGAAGCGGTCCGTGCAGCCGCCTCTGAACAGGGCTTTCAGGTCGTGGATATCACGGTGCAGGGGGGCTATCGTCCGGCGGAGATCCTGGTGAAAGCGGGTCAACCGGTCCGGCTCAACTTCACGCGCAAGGAGTCCTCTGCGTGTAGTGAAGAGATTGTCCTGCCTACGTTTGGGATGCGGGCGCGGCTGCCGCAGAACGAGACGGTGACGTTTGAGGTGACCCCCCAAGAGCCCGGTGAATATGCTTTTGCCTGTGGGATGAATATGCTGCATGGCAAACTGATTGCGCGGTAG
- a CDS encoding heavy metal translocating P-type ATPase, with the protein MTVHLKVANMACSGCASTITKTIVSLDPMAQVNADPITKQVEIETIALPDTLLEALAEAGYPAQIVSPPSIALTVPALACGGCVTTITQTILALDSQARVTVDLQTKQVQVETALDEAQVRQALTEAGYPPVAEVSPLQTNTPDPEETVYRTTMAKFWFALGVGIPALLVMLVPQAMTLDWLGVVLALVTLPVLVWSGGQFFAGAWHSLRNHNANMDTLVALGTGSAWLYSTVVAIAPGLFPLESRGMFFDVSVMVIALVLLGQAIEAKARGQSNTAVRKLLDLQAKTARVIRKGRELDLPIAQVVVGDTVLVRPGEKVPVDGVVLTGASAVDESVVTGESVPVDKSAGDPVVGASLNKTGAFTFRATKVGADTALAQIVRLVAQAQSSKAPIARLVDVVAGYFVPGVMILAILTFLIWFNFGPALNYAVITMVTVLVIACPCALGLAAPMGLMVGVGKAAEHGVLIRNGEALETASRLSTIVLDKTGTITKGRPELTEVVALAGFSQSQVLGMAATADRFSEHPLAEAIVRGAKAEGLEVGEPETFQAIAGKGVRSTVNGQPVLVGNTRLMEAHGVAIAGFEQVVQRLADQGKTPMLVAVAGQPAGILAVADTIKEDAVLAIRTLRRLGLDVVMLTGDNERTAQAIARQVGIERVIAGVLPTDKAHHIQQLQAQGKGRVGMVGDGINDAPALAQADVGFAMGTGTDVAIEAADVTLVGGNLRSVVYAIEVSRATLGNIQQNLFGAFIYNALGVPIAAGVLYPAFGLLLSPIIAGAAMALSSITVVSNANRLSFFRPRTLKEVSP; encoded by the coding sequence ATGACCGTACATCTCAAAGTGGCTAACATGGCCTGTAGCGGTTGTGCCAGTACTATCACCAAAACTATTGTCAGCCTGGACCCCATGGCCCAAGTCAACGCCGACCCTATCACAAAACAAGTCGAAATCGAGACGATAGCACTCCCTGACACACTCCTAGAAGCTCTAGCCGAGGCGGGCTATCCGGCGCAAATCGTCAGTCCCCCATCCATAGCACTGACTGTCCCCGCGCTAGCCTGTGGCGGATGCGTCACCACGATCACGCAAACTATCCTGGCCCTCGACTCCCAAGCACGGGTGACCGTAGACCTCCAGACGAAGCAAGTCCAAGTCGAGACAGCGCTTGACGAAGCGCAGGTCCGTCAAGCGCTGACGGAGGCTGGTTATCCGCCGGTAGCCGAAGTATCCCCCCTCCAGACCAACACTCCTGACCCGGAGGAGACGGTCTACCGCACGACCATGGCGAAGTTTTGGTTTGCGTTGGGGGTCGGGATTCCGGCGCTGTTGGTGATGCTGGTACCCCAGGCAATGACCCTGGATTGGCTCGGGGTCGTTTTAGCCCTGGTCACCCTCCCGGTTCTGGTCTGGTCGGGCGGGCAGTTTTTTGCAGGGGCGTGGCACAGCTTGCGCAACCACAACGCCAACATGGATACGTTGGTCGCTCTGGGGACGGGTTCGGCGTGGCTTTACTCGACAGTGGTCGCCATCGCGCCGGGGCTGTTTCCGCTGGAGAGTCGGGGGATGTTTTTTGATGTATCGGTGATGGTGATTGCGCTGGTCCTGCTGGGTCAGGCTATCGAAGCCAAGGCCCGTGGACAGTCCAATACTGCGGTGCGCAAGCTCCTCGACCTCCAGGCTAAGACCGCCCGTGTGATTCGTAAAGGACGGGAGTTAGACCTTCCCATCGCGCAGGTCGTGGTCGGGGACACGGTTCTGGTCCGCCCCGGAGAGAAAGTGCCCGTGGATGGGGTGGTCCTGACGGGAGCATCGGCGGTGGACGAGTCGGTGGTGACGGGCGAGTCGGTCCCTGTGGACAAAAGTGCTGGCGACCCGGTCGTCGGCGCTAGCCTCAATAAGACCGGAGCGTTTACTTTTAGGGCGACCAAGGTCGGGGCGGATACCGCCCTTGCACAGATTGTGCGGTTGGTGGCTCAGGCGCAGAGTTCTAAAGCTCCGATAGCGCGTCTGGTGGATGTGGTGGCGGGCTATTTTGTGCCGGGGGTGATGATTCTGGCGATTCTCACTTTTCTGATTTGGTTCAACTTTGGGCCAGCCCTGAACTATGCGGTGATCACGATGGTGACGGTGCTGGTCATCGCCTGCCCCTGTGCACTGGGACTCGCTGCGCCGATGGGTCTGATGGTCGGCGTGGGCAAGGCGGCAGAACACGGCGTCCTGATCCGCAATGGAGAAGCTTTAGAAACTGCGTCGCGCCTGAGCACCATCGTTTTGGACAAAACGGGTACGATCACCAAGGGCCGACCGGAACTCACCGAAGTGGTTGCGCTAGCAGGTTTCTCACAAAGTCAAGTGCTGGGCATGGCAGCGACCGCAGACCGATTTAGTGAACATCCTCTGGCAGAGGCGATTGTTCGAGGAGCTAAGGCTGAGGGGCTAGAGGTGGGCGAGCCCGAAACCTTCCAGGCTATTGCCGGAAAAGGAGTGCGCTCAACGGTCAACGGTCAACCGGTTCTCGTGGGCAATACGCGCCTGATGGAAGCTCACGGCGTAGCCATAGCAGGCTTTGAGCAAGTGGTGCAACGGTTGGCAGACCAAGGGAAAACCCCGATGTTGGTCGCAGTGGCAGGGCAGCCCGCCGGGATTCTTGCGGTGGCGGACACGATTAAAGAAGATGCCGTTCTTGCGATTCGCACGCTCCGGCGGCTGGGTCTCGATGTGGTGATGCTGACTGGGGACAATGAGCGCACCGCGCAGGCTATTGCCCGTCAGGTGGGCATTGAGCGGGTCATAGCTGGGGTGCTCCCTACCGATAAAGCCCATCATATTCAACAACTGCAAGCTCAGGGGAAAGGACGAGTCGGCATGGTCGGCGATGGCATCAATGATGCACCGGCTTTGGCTCAAGCGGATGTGGGATTTGCGATGGGGACGGGGACGGATGTGGCGATTGAAGCGGCGGATGTGACCCTGGTCGGAGGAAATCTGCGCTCGGTGGTCTATGCCATCGAAGTCTCGCGGGCGACCTTGGGTAACATTCAGCAGAACCTCTTTGGAGCCTTTATCTATAACGCCCTCGGTGTTCCTATCGCCGCCGGGGTCCTCTATCCGGCTTTCGGGCTTTTGCTGTCGCCTATTATTGCCGGGGCGGCGATGGCGCTCTCTAGTATTACGGTGGTCTCCAATGCCAACCGGCTCAGTTTTTTTAGACCCCGAACGCTCAAGGAGGTCAGCCCATGA
- the dnaK gene encoding molecular chaperone DnaK — MGKVIGIDLGTTNSLVAWMTPSGPQIVPDEEGRGLLPSCVAFDEAGKPVVGSVARQGKAAPAERTFFSIKRFMGRGLTDFTGELQYLPYPVAGDSRSVRFPVGSRSYTPVQLSAMILATLKRRAERFLGEFILNEVVITVPAYFNDAQRQATKDAGEMAGLDVLRIINEPTAAALAYGLDQKKEGTIAVYDLGGGTFDVSILRLEGGLFQVLATAGDNQLGGDNIDDLLTALFLAEIKQHHGLDLSDDRMWIGRLRRLAEEAKKDLSTQEMVRLQVDLPEGKLWDRYVTRNDFEQLIAPLVERTLGPCAQALKDAGLSAQAMDEVVLVGGSTRIPLVKARVAQLFGRTPHDELNPDEVVALGAAVQADVLAGGTKDVLLLDVTPLSLGIETLGGVMSRLIDRNNPIPCQARETFTTAVDGQTGIEVHVLQGEREIAQDNRSLARFTLTGFPPMPAGLPKVEITFLIDANGILRVTARELRSEVEARVEVRPSYGLGEDAIEQMLEDAYAHGEDDLIRRQLIEARVEAERRFPKAEELLAEMVAVVPAAALEPMQAALESLRGVCAEQDYKAINTAIEVLEESARPLVELRVNQATQSALGNASIDELLQKVEQARRQV; from the coding sequence ATGGGTAAGGTAATCGGCATTGACCTGGGGACTACCAATAGTCTGGTGGCGTGGATGACGCCCTCGGGGCCGCAAATTGTCCCGGATGAGGAGGGGCGGGGGCTCTTGCCTTCTTGTGTCGCTTTTGATGAAGCAGGTAAGCCGGTGGTGGGCAGCGTCGCCCGTCAGGGTAAAGCTGCGCCTGCCGAACGAACTTTTTTCTCGATCAAGCGCTTTATGGGCCGGGGGCTGACCGATTTCACCGGGGAACTCCAGTATTTGCCCTATCCGGTCGCGGGCGATAGCCGTTCTGTACGCTTCCCGGTGGGGTCGCGCAGCTACACGCCGGTCCAACTCTCGGCAATGATCCTCGCCACGCTCAAGCGTCGGGCGGAACGCTTTTTGGGTGAGTTTATCCTCAATGAAGTCGTCATCACTGTCCCTGCCTACTTCAACGATGCCCAACGACAGGCGACCAAGGACGCTGGGGAGATGGCGGGTTTGGACGTGTTGCGTATCATCAATGAACCTACCGCTGCTGCCCTTGCCTATGGCCTCGACCAGAAAAAAGAGGGGACAATTGCGGTCTATGACCTGGGCGGAGGGACGTTTGACGTGTCGATCCTGCGCTTGGAGGGGGGACTTTTTCAAGTGTTGGCAACCGCCGGGGACAACCAATTGGGCGGGGACAACATCGACGACCTGCTCACTGCGCTGTTCCTCGCGGAGATTAAACAGCACCACGGTCTGGATCTGAGCGATGACCGGATGTGGATCGGGCGGTTGCGGAGGCTTGCGGAAGAGGCCAAAAAAGACCTGTCTACCCAGGAGATGGTCCGCCTCCAAGTCGATCTGCCCGAGGGAAAACTATGGGACCGCTATGTGACGCGCAACGACTTCGAGCAGCTAATCGCCCCTTTGGTCGAGAGGACGCTAGGGCCATGCGCTCAAGCGCTCAAAGATGCGGGCTTGAGTGCCCAAGCTATGGATGAAGTGGTCCTTGTCGGGGGCTCCACGCGCATTCCGCTGGTCAAGGCTCGGGTGGCGCAACTGTTTGGGCGCACGCCTCACGATGAACTCAACCCGGACGAAGTGGTGGCCTTGGGAGCGGCAGTGCAGGCGGATGTGCTGGCAGGAGGGACGAAAGATGTCCTCCTGCTCGATGTCACACCCTTATCGTTGGGCATCGAGACTTTAGGCGGGGTGATGAGCCGCCTCATTGACCGCAACAACCCGATCCCCTGTCAGGCGCGCGAAACGTTTACCACAGCGGTCGATGGGCAGACCGGCATTGAGGTCCATGTGCTCCAAGGAGAGCGCGAAATAGCTCAAGACAACCGCTCCCTTGCCCGTTTCACGCTGACGGGTTTCCCGCCGATGCCTGCGGGTCTGCCGAAAGTAGAGATCACGTTTCTCATCGACGCCAACGGCATCCTTAGAGTCACCGCTCGGGAGTTGCGCTCTGAAGTCGAGGCACGCGTCGAGGTGCGTCCTTCCTATGGCTTGGGCGAGGATGCGATTGAGCAGATGCTCGAAGACGCCTACGCTCACGGAGAAGATGACCTGATCCGCCGCCAACTTATCGAAGCTCGGGTCGAGGCCGAACGCCGTTTTCCTAAAGCTGAGGAACTGCTGGCTGAGATGGTTGCGGTTGTCCCTGCCGCTGCCTTGGAGCCGATGCAGGCAGCGCTGGAGTCCTTGCGGGGGGTCTGTGCCGAGCAGGACTACAAGGCGATCAATACCGCTATCGAGGTACTGGAAGAATCCGCCCGTCCGCTCGTCGAGCTCAGGGTCAATCAGGCCACACAGTCGGCTTTGGGCAATGCTTCTATCGATGAGCTACTCCAAAAAGTAGAACAGGCGCGTCGCCAAGTTTGA
- a CDS encoding TIR domain-containing protein, producing the protein MSELHEELLAIADRLEQYPNQAENPDVKAPLDDLEEATMTIGKAWSGSWLGYHARIYYSTLQAPPPGVHFSREWGMMRLYAIQGTTGEWQEFDQDKLEQAIHKLAGNPDLGSARQLAAQAQRAFEDDKPEVLSLLTTAIAEQEDSFLTRLREEADAIQPLTRLEVVRHLQPSGEVWSRDSLAVSQGFHTPPHMSVRAEVIALRQPSDACRELAHIARKAGSHLARKRRQLRKTREIGTNVFIGHGRSPLWKDLKDFIQDRLSLPWDEFNRVPAAGITNIARLSEMLDASAIAFLIMTGEDEQADGRLRARMNVVHEAGLFQGRLGFTRAIVLLEEGCEEFSNIQGLGQIRFPQGNIKAIFEEIRMVLEREGLL; encoded by the coding sequence ATGAGCGAATTGCATGAAGAATTACTCGCCATCGCAGATCGGCTAGAGCAATATCCAAATCAAGCTGAAAACCCTGACGTAAAGGCGCCTCTTGATGATCTTGAAGAGGCTACCATGACAATTGGAAAAGCCTGGAGTGGTTCCTGGCTTGGGTATCACGCCCGCATTTATTATTCCACTCTCCAAGCACCCCCTCCTGGCGTACATTTTAGTCGGGAGTGGGGGATGATGCGTCTCTACGCTATTCAGGGGACAACAGGAGAATGGCAGGAGTTTGACCAAGACAAGCTAGAGCAGGCCATACACAAATTAGCGGGAAACCCTGATCTAGGTTCTGCACGCCAACTGGCTGCTCAAGCTCAACGCGCCTTTGAAGATGATAAGCCAGAAGTGTTGTCGCTTCTCACCACCGCTATCGCTGAGCAGGAAGACTCCTTCCTGACCCGGCTCAGGGAGGAAGCTGACGCGATACAGCCTCTCACACGCTTAGAGGTTGTGCGGCATCTTCAGCCGTCAGGGGAAGTATGGTCACGAGATTCTCTCGCAGTAAGCCAGGGCTTTCATACACCTCCTCATATGTCCGTGCGAGCCGAAGTTATTGCACTTCGGCAGCCTTCCGACGCCTGCAGAGAACTAGCCCACATTGCGAGGAAAGCTGGGTCTCATCTTGCCCGGAAACGGCGGCAGTTAAGGAAGACCCGAGAAATAGGGACAAATGTGTTTATTGGGCACGGCCGTTCGCCGTTATGGAAGGATCTGAAAGACTTCATTCAAGACCGTCTGAGTTTGCCATGGGATGAGTTCAATCGCGTGCCAGCGGCTGGCATTACGAACATCGCACGACTATCGGAGATGCTTGACGCCTCGGCAATCGCCTTCTTGATAATGACCGGTGAAGATGAGCAAGCGGACGGGAGGCTTCGTGCACGGATGAACGTCGTGCATGAGGCGGGCCTCTTTCAAGGCCGGTTGGGCTTCACACGAGCAATAGTTCTCCTCGAAGAGGGTTGTGAGGAATTCAGTAACATTCAAGGGCTTGGTCAAATCCGCTTTCCTCAGGGAAATATCAAAGCCATCTTTGAAGAAATTCGAATGGTTCTTGAGCGAGAAGGGCTATTATAG
- a CDS encoding GNAT family N-acetyltransferase encodes MHVIRSERLTLEPQVAAHAEEMFVVLSDPAIYEYENEPPQSVEWLRTRFAKLETRQSADGREQWLNWIIRLPTSEPIGYVQASVRPSGQAFIAYELSSAHWGRGLGSEAVRAMIGELIESYGVRRVSAVFKRENRRSMHLLEKLGFGLASPEEHVARHVETGEWLMLLELHQP; translated from the coding sequence ATGCACGTCATCCGAAGCGAAAGGCTTACCCTTGAGCCGCAGGTGGCGGCCCACGCAGAGGAGATGTTCGTTGTCCTCAGCGATCCAGCGATCTATGAGTACGAGAACGAGCCGCCTCAATCCGTCGAGTGGTTGCGTACTCGCTTCGCCAAGCTCGAAACAAGACAGTCCGCGGACGGTCGTGAACAGTGGCTCAACTGGATCATTCGCCTTCCAACGTCGGAGCCTATTGGCTACGTCCAAGCCAGCGTGCGCCCCAGCGGCCAAGCATTCATCGCGTACGAATTGTCAAGTGCCCATTGGGGCCGCGGTCTCGGCAGTGAGGCAGTTCGCGCAATGATCGGTGAACTCATCGAGTCGTACGGAGTTCGTAGGGTGTCAGCCGTGTTCAAGCGCGAGAACCGCCGTTCGATGCATCTGCTAGAGAAGCTGGGGTTCGGCCTCGCGTCGCCCGAGGAACACGTCGCGCGTCACGTCGAAACGGGAGAATGGCTCATGCTATTGGAGCTTCATCAGCCGTGA
- a CDS encoding helix-turn-helix domain-containing protein, with protein sequence MATTLDSKINQLPPERQAAVTAKAVALIEEELTLRQLRQARRLTQERMAETLGIGQDSISRIEQRSDLLLSTLRSYVKAMGGDLQLIVEFPDRPAVRLASLAVLGNALTPNQDAKARRSRTKVEPSGA encoded by the coding sequence ATGGCTACCACGCTAGACAGTAAGATCAACCAACTGCCCCCAGAACGCCAAGCAGCGGTTACGGCAAAGGCAGTAGCCCTGATTGAAGAAGAATTAACCTTGCGACAATTACGACAAGCTCGCAGGCTGACCCAAGAACGCATGGCGGAGACCTTAGGGATCGGACAGGACAGTATTTCACGCATTGAACAGCGAAGTGACCTGTTACTTTCCACCCTCCGCAGTTATGTCAAAGCAATGGGTGGGGATCTCCAACTTATTGTTGAATTTCCTGACCGGCCAGCAGTGCGTCTGGCAAGTCTGGCAGTTCTCGGTAACGCGCTTACCCCTAACCAGGATGCTAAAGCCCGTCGCTCCCGCACCAAAGTTGAACCATCGGGCGCGTAG
- a CDS encoding type II toxin-antitoxin system RelE/ParE family toxin, producing MAWTVAFDEAFEPEFDQFALEVQDELLARAKLLAEFGPTLGRPWVDTLKDSKHSNMKELRFDAADGVWRLAFAFDPQRQAILLVAGDKSGMSEQLFYKRLIKKADSRFDAHLARLKRGGT from the coding sequence ATGGCTTGGACTGTCGCCTTCGATGAAGCCTTTGAACCCGAGTTTGACCAGTTCGCCCTTGAGGTACAAGATGAACTGCTGGCTCGAGCCAAGCTCTTGGCGGAGTTTGGCCCAACGCTGGGCAGACCTTGGGTGGATACCCTCAAGGATTCCAAGCACTCCAACATGAAAGAGTTGCGCTTTGATGCAGCAGATGGGGTTTGGCGGCTCGCTTTTGCCTTCGATCCCCAGCGTCAGGCTATTTTGCTGGTGGCAGGCGACAAGTCCGGGATGAGTGAACAACTCTTTTATAAACGGCTTATCAAGAAAGCGGATTCACGATTTGATGCTCATTTGGCACGATTAAAACGAGGAGGTACCTGA
- a CDS encoding Rpn family recombination-promoting nuclease/putative transposase, whose amino-acid sequence MKTDGLFYNIFLKLPTAFFETLGLPPETADFYTFDSVEIKALSFRIDGVFLPQMAEVPIYFVEVQFQKDVGFYARFFSEIFMYLDKAPLPNDWRGVVIYPRRSLDPATEPQNDRYREILESARVQRFYLNEMGEAAQQIPGVGLMCLAVEPEIGSRARDVLAQARSQGGQFYDQVLELVEKTLCRLEGGHRCSVFQI is encoded by the coding sequence ATGAAAACCGATGGCTTGTTCTACAACATCTTCCTGAAGTTGCCTACGGCCTTTTTTGAGACTTTGGGACTACCACCGGAAACGGCTGATTTCTATACGTTTGACTCCGTGGAGATCAAAGCACTCAGTTTCCGCATTGACGGGGTATTTTTACCCCAGATGGCAGAAGTACCCATTTATTTTGTGGAGGTACAGTTCCAGAAAGATGTGGGCTTCTATGCTCGCTTCTTCAGTGAGATTTTCATGTACTTGGATAAAGCACCTTTGCCTAATGACTGGCGGGGGGTGGTCATCTATCCGCGCCGCAGCCTAGATCCTGCCACAGAACCCCAGAATGATCGGTACCGAGAAATCTTAGAGAGTGCGCGTGTACAGCGGTTTTACCTCAATGAGATGGGAGAAGCCGCCCAACAGATCCCAGGAGTGGGCTTGATGTGTTTGGCAGTGGAGCCGGAAATTGGCTCACGCGCCCGTGACGTGCTAGCCCAAGCCCGCAGCCAAGGGGGGCAGTTTTACGACCAAGTGCTAGAACTAGTAGAGAAGACCCTATGCCGCCTGGAAGGCGGGCATAGATGCAGCGTTTTCCAAATTTGA
- a CDS encoding RpnC/YadD family protein has protein sequence MMDIQLNDWRNSRVYREVKAEGKVEGEQIGALRGKLEGKLEGKLEAARNFLRLGVAPEVVAQAVEMSLEEVQQLQPAQP, from the coding sequence ATGATGGACATCCAACTCAACGATTGGCGTAATTCCCGCGTCTACCGGGAAGTTAAGGCTGAAGGGAAGGTAGAAGGAGAGCAGATTGGAGCGTTACGCGGCAAGCTGGAAGGGAAGTTAGAAGGTAAACTGGAAGCCGCCAGAAACTTTCTGCGCTTAGGGGTGGCTCCTGAAGTAGTCGCTCAGGCAGTAGAGATGTCTTTAGAAGAAGTACAACAACTTCAACCAGCTCAACCTTAG